The following coding sequences lie in one Flagellimonas eckloniae genomic window:
- the hisA gene encoding 1-(5-phosphoribosyl)-5-[(5-phosphoribosylamino)methylideneamino]imidazole-4-carboxamide isomerase, with the protein MRIIPAIDIIEGKCVRLSKGDYSTKKVYNENPTEVAKEFEGHGIQFLHLVDLDGAKSKHIVNHKILEGIATKTNLKIDFGGGLKTNEDLHVAFESGASQITGGSIAVKDKDTFLGWLKTYGTDKIILGADAKDEKVAVSGWQEESNQDLLPFIKSYQNKGIKYVVCTDISKDGMLEGPAFELYKRILAKTKKLETLVTGSGVEDKEVIGINLIASGGISSFDELPKLAELGCEGTIIGKAIYENRISLKQLEQYILGNDQG; encoded by the coding sequence ATGCGAATAATTCCAGCAATAGATATTATTGAAGGTAAGTGTGTGCGATTATCCAAGGGAGATTACAGTACAAAGAAAGTGTACAATGAAAACCCTACAGAAGTTGCAAAGGAATTTGAGGGCCATGGAATCCAATTTCTGCATTTGGTTGATTTAGACGGTGCAAAATCCAAGCACATCGTCAATCATAAAATATTGGAGGGGATTGCAACAAAAACCAATCTTAAGATTGATTTTGGCGGCGGGTTAAAAACCAATGAAGACCTTCATGTTGCCTTTGAAAGTGGAGCTAGTCAAATAACAGGGGGAAGTATTGCCGTAAAGGATAAGGATACTTTTTTGGGGTGGTTGAAAACCTATGGAACCGATAAAATAATTCTTGGAGCGGATGCTAAAGATGAAAAAGTCGCTGTTTCCGGCTGGCAGGAAGAGTCCAATCAGGATTTGCTGCCTTTTATAAAATCCTATCAAAATAAAGGAATCAAATATGTGGTTTGTACGGATATCAGTAAAGATGGCATGCTGGAAGGCCCCGCATTTGAGCTCTACAAACGAATATTGGCGAAAACAAAAAAGCTAGAAACTCTTGTTACCGGAAGTGGAGTGGAGGACAAAGAGGTGATCGGGATTAATTTGATTGCTAGTGGTGGAATATCTAGTTTTGATGAACTTCCTAAATTGGCCGAGTTAGGTTGTGAGGGAACCATAATTGGTAAAGCCATTTATGAGAATAGAATCAGTTTAAAACAATTGGAACAATATATTCTAGGAAATGACCAAGGATAG
- a CDS encoding GNAT family N-acetyltransferase: protein MKDAFYISTEKSKLNIQRVHQEVKESYWGDYRTLEMTKSAVENSICFGVYSKTNEQVGFARVLTDKVVLAYIMDVLIFDAYRGKGLGKMLIEYILNHPIIKNVQTIALKTKDAHGMYEPYGFNRIGDSAMWMAKDIAKYN from the coding sequence ATGAAGGATGCGTTTTATATATCAACGGAAAAGAGCAAACTAAATATACAAAGGGTACATCAGGAAGTTAAAGAATCGTACTGGGGAGATTATAGGACTCTAGAAATGACAAAATCTGCAGTAGAAAATTCAATATGTTTTGGGGTCTATTCTAAGACCAATGAACAAGTAGGTTTTGCTCGGGTGCTAACGGACAAAGTGGTTCTTGCCTACATAATGGATGTGCTTATTTTTGATGCATATAGAGGCAAAGGGCTTGGGAAAATGTTGATAGAATATATTTTGAATCATCCAATTATTAAAAATGTCCAAACCATTGCATTAAAAACTAAAGACGCCCATGGCATGTATGAACCGTATGGTTTTAATAGGATAGGAGATTCCGCTATGTGGATGGCAAAAGATATAGCAAAATACAACTAG